A window of Pusillimonas sp. DMV24BSW_D genomic DNA:
CCTTGCATCACCATGATCTGGCCCCGATACGCCGTCTGCGCCAGTTTCTGTTCCAGGTCGGCCAGATAACTTTGTGTAATTCTTCCGGCATAAGCATTAATCACCGAGGTGGAGGTGCGCTCATATTCGCCGGGCAGCGGCGCAATGCTGCTGGAAAGTGTGCAGTACACGTTGGGCGCCACCTTGGCGGCGATGTCCTTCACCATCCGTTCGTTGGTTTCGTTAATGAACGACCAAAGGAATGCGACGGCAATGGCATCCACGCCTTCTTCCTCAACCAAATGACGAATGGCCTTTTCAACCTCCTGCGGATCGAGCTCTTTCAGGATCTGGCCTTCGGCATCTGTGCGCTCGGAAATACCGATAATCCGTTCGGCCGGCACCAAAGGCGCGGCGCGTTCCGTCTTGGCAATATGCTTGATTTTGTCTTCTGTAAGGCCGCCCCAACGCCCATAGGCGCCACGCGTAACTAAAATCGTGTCCTCGAAGCCCTTGGTTGTCAGCAACCCCACCTTCGCGCCGTCACGGGTAAGGATACAGTTATCAACCACTGTTGATCCGTGGATGAACAAGTAAGTGTCGGCCAAAAGACTATCAAGGGTTTCGCCCATGCTTTGCGCCGCTGATCGGATTGAATCCAGAATACCGGTGGCAAAATCCGGGGGAGTCGACAATGCCTTGCCAATGCGAATTGGCTCACCCGCCGCGAATACTACCGTATCCGTGCATGTGCCCCCAACATCTGTCGCGATGACATATTTGCGTCCTGCTGCTTCTTCCATGCCTGTTCAGCCTCCATAGAATGTGTAAAAACACATGTAATGTTAGGTGTTATAACAGCTAACATTACACATAAAACATGGGGGTTTACGCTGTCAGGGGTTTTACGGATGACATGAAAAAACCCCGCCACCTTGCGGTAAGCGGGGTTCTAAAGGCCGGGAAAAGCCGGCAAGTACTAACGAAATTATTCTTCGTTAGTGTCTTGCGACCCTTCCGTATCGGCTGATGGCTCAGACTCAGATGACGAATCCACCGTAACCGGCGCGTCCTCGAATGGGTTCTCCATTTCGCGGGCGGCCAGACGTTCGGCTTCCTCGTGCTTTTCTTTTGTCTTGCGTGCGGTGTGATATGCCAGGCCGGTACCGGCTGGGATCAAACGACCCACAATAACGTTCTCTTTCAGACCACGCAGCTCGTCGCGCTTGCCCATAATGGCGGCTTCGGTTAGCACGCGAGTGGTTTCCTGGAAAGAAGCGGCCGAGATAAATGAGTCGGTAGACAGCGAGGCCTTGGTAATACCCAGCAGCACGTTGTCATACGTAGCTGGAATCTTGCCTTCTGCGTCAACGCGGTCATTCTCGTTCAGAAGCTCTGAACGCTCCACTTGTTCACCGGTGATGAAGCTGGTATCGCCCGCATCGGTCACAATGACTCGGCGCAACATCTGACGAACAATCACTTCAATGTGTTTGTCGTTGATCTTCACACCCTGCAAACGGTAAACGTCCTGAACCTCATTGACGACATACGTCGCCAACTTTTCGATACCCTGCAAACGCAGAATATCGTGCGGATCGGACGGCCCGTCGACAATCATTTCACCCTTGTTTACGACTTGGCCATCGTGCACCAGTACCTGCTTTTCTTTCGGAATCAGGAACTCGTGATTCACGCCGTCCATGTCGGTGATAACAAGACGCTGTTTACCTTTCGTGTCTTTACCGAACGAAACCGTACCCGTAACTTCAGCCAGCATGCCGGCGTCTTTGGGTGAACGGGCTTCGAACAGCTCGGCCACGCGTGGCAGACCGCCGGTAATATCGCGTGTCTTCTGCGATTCTTGCGGAATACGGGCAAGTACGTCGCCAATTTGAACGTCTTGACCATCGCGCACGGTAATCAGTGCGCCAACGGGGAACGAAATGGCAACCGCATGCTCGGTGCCTGCAATTTTGACTTCTTCACCGGCATCGTTAATGAGCTTGATTTGCGGACGCATGGCGGTTTTGCCACCGCGCGTTTTCGGCGTAATGACCACCAGGGTCGATAAGCCGGTGACTTCATCAAGCTGTTTAACAACGGTTGCGCCTTCTTCGATGTTTTCGAAGCGAACCTTGCCGGCATATTCCGAAATCATTGGGCGAGTGAGCGGATCCCATGTTGCCAGGCGTTGGCCTGCTTTCACGGTGTCATTGTCGCCCACAACCAGCGTGGCCCCATAAGGGATCTTGTGACGTTCACGTTCGCGACGGTTTTCGTCGAAAATAACGATTTCACCGGAACGCGAAATGGCAATACGTTCGCCTTTGGCATTCGTGACGTAACGCATGGTAAGCGCAAACGAAACCGAACCGGCCACCTTGGTTTCCACCGAACTGGCCATGGCTGCACGCGATGCCGCACCCCCAATGTGGAATGTACGCATTGTGAGCTGGGTACCCGGTTCACCAATGGATTGCGCTGCAATAACCCCAACAGCCTCACCACGGTTTACCAGTACGCCGCGGCCCAGGTCGCGGCCATAGCAATGGGCACATAAACCACGACGGGTTTCGCAGGTAAGCGGCGTGCGAACCTTAACCTCGTCAAGACCGATGTTATCGATCAGGTCAACCAGATCTTCATCCAGCAGTGTACCGGCCGGGATCGCCGTTTCCTGAGTGTCAGGATTAACGATATCAACGGCGGCAACACGGCCCAGAATACGCTCACGCAAGGGTTCGATGACTTCGCCCCCTTCAACCAGGGCTTTCATCGTGTAACCATGCGTAGTGCCGCAATCGGTTTCCGTAATAACCAGATCCTGGGTAACGTCGACCAGACGACGCGTAAGGTAACCGGAGTTAGCGGTTTTTAGCGCGGTATCGGCCAGACCTTTACGTGCACCGTGAGTGGAAATAAAGTACTGAAGTACATTCAGCCCTTCACGGAAGTTAGCCGTAATAGGCGTTTCAATAATCGAGCCGTCGGGCTTGGCCATCAGGCCACGCATACCCGCCAACTGGCGAATCTGGGCGGCGGAACCACGGGCGCCGGAGTCGGCCATCATGTAGATGGAATTGAACGACTCTTGCCGTACTTCCTTGCCATGACGGTCTGTCACGGGTTCTGTTGAAAGCTGCTCCATCATGGCTTTGCCGACTTTATCGCCGGCCTTGCCCCAGATGTCGACCACGTTGTTGTAACGTTCCTGAGACGTCACCAGACCCGAAGAGTACTGACGATCGATCTCTTTCACTTCCTTGTTGGCCTGGCCCAGGATCTCTTCCTTAACCTGTGGAATGACCATGTCATTCATGGCAATGGAAATCCCACCGCGCGTTGCCAGTGTGAAGCCCGACTGCATGAGCTTGTCGGCAAAAATAACCGTGGCACGCAAGCCGCAACGACGGAACGATTGATTGATAAGGCGTGAAATTTCTTTCTTTTTAAGCGTGCGGTTCAGTTCGGAGAACGGCAAGCCTTTAGGCAGAATTTCAGACAACAAGGCACGACCCACCGTTGTTTCGTGACGCTTGATCACCGGTTGGAATTCACCTGCTGTGTCTTTTTCGTACTCGTTCAGACGAACCGTAATACGCGTTTGCAGTTCAACTTCACCGCTGTCGTAGGCCCGCTGTACTTCGGCAACGTCGGCAAAGAACAAACCTTCGCCCTTACCGTTAATGCGCTCACGGGTGGTGTAATACAAGCCCAGAACGATATCCTGGGACGGGACGATGGACGGTTCACCGTTGGCGGGGAACAGCACGTTATTGGATGCCAGCATCAGAGTGCGGGCTTCCAGCTGCGCTTCCAGCGATAAGGGAACGTGAACAGCCATTTGGTCGCCATCGAAGTCGGCGTTAAACGCAGCACACACCAGCGGATGCAATTGAATGGCTTTGCCTTCAATCAGCACCGGCTCGAAAGCCTGAATACCCAAACGGTGCAGCGTAGGCGCGCGGTTGAGCATGACAGGGTGTTCGCGAATGACCTCTTCCAGAATGTCCCATACCACGGGCTCCTGGCTTTCAACCAATTTCTTGGCAGCCTTGATTGTCGTGGCCAGACCCATCATTTCCAGACGATTGAAAATGAACGGCTTGAACAGTTCCAGCGCCATTAACTTGGGCAAACCGCATTGATGCAGTTTCAGCTGCGGACCCACCACAATCACCGAACGGCCGGAGTAGTCGACACGTTTACCCAGCAAGTTCTGGCGGAAACGACCGCTCTTGCCTTTGATCATGTCGGCCAGTGACTTCAACTGACGCTTGTTGGCGCCCGTCATGGCTTTGCCGCGACGACCGTTATCAAGCAGGGAGTCGACCGACTCCTGCAACATACGCTTTTCGTTGCGCAGGATGATGTCGGGCGCTTTCAGTTCAAGCAAGCGCTTCAGACGATTGTTGCGGTTGATCACGCGACGATACAAATCGTTCAGATCGGACGTGGCGAAACGACCGCCGTCGAGTGGTACCAGCGGACGCAAATCGGGCGGCAATACCGGCAACACTTCCATGATCATCCAGTCGGGCTTAATGCCCGACTTCTGGAAACCTTCCAGCACTTTGAGGCGCTTGGAGATTTTCTTGATCTTGGCATCGGAGCCGGTTGCCTTGAGTTCGGCGCGCAACGTTTCCACTTCACGATCGATGTCGATGGTGCGCAGCAATTCACGCACCGCTTCGGCACCCATCAGGGCGTGGAAGTCGTCGCCGTACTCTTCCGTTTTGGCCAGGTAGTCGTCGTCGGACATGATTTGACCACGCTTGAGCGGTGTCATGCCGGGTTCAATAACGCACCATGCCTCGAAATAGAGCACACGCTCAATGTCGCGCAGTGTCATGTCGAGCACCATACCCAAACGGGACGGCAGGCTCTTCAAGAACCAAATATGCGCAACAGGGCTGGCCAGTTCGATGTGGCCCATGCGTTCGCGACGCACCTTGGCTACGGTGACTTCCACACCGCATTTTTCGCAGATAACCCCGCGATGCTTCAGGCGCTTGTACTTACCGCAAAGGCACTCGTAATCTTTGATCGGACCAAAGATCTTGGCGCAGAACAGGCCATCGCGCTCGGGCTTGAAAGTACGGTAGTTGATGGTTTCAGGCTTACGCACTTCACCATACGACCACGAACGCACTTTTTCAGGCGAGGCAATACCAATCTTGATGGCATCGAATTGCTCGTCTTGCGAGACTTGTTTGAATAGGTCGAGTAGCGCTTTCATTATTTACGCTCCAAATCCATGTCCAGAGACAAAGATCGAATTTCTTTGACCAGAACGTTGAACGATTCAGGCATGCCTGCGTCGATGACGTGATCACCTTTCACGATATTCTCGTAAACCTTGGTACGGCCGGTGATGTCGTCGGACTTGACAGTAAGCATTTCCTGCAACGTGTAAGAAGCACCGTAGGCTTCCAGCGCCCAAACTTCCATCTCACCGAAACGCTGGCCACCGAACTGGGCTTTACCACCCAACGGCTGCTGCGTAACCAGCGAGTATGGGCCGGTTGAACGCGCGTGCATCTTGTCGTCCACCAGGTGATGCAGCTTCAGATAGTGCATATAACCGATGGTAACAGGACGCTCGAATTGCTCGCCGGTGCGGCCGTCAATCAGCCAGGCTTGCGTGCGATCGGGTGTCAAACGCAACGATTCGGCAATGGGGTCGGGGTAGGCGAGTTCAAGCATCTTGCCGATTTCACCTTCATTGGCACCATCGAACACCGGTGTCGCCAAAGGAACGCCGGCCTTCAGGTTACGCGCCATTTCCACGATTTCATCGTCGCTCAGTTCTTCCAGATGCGCAGGCGTACCGTTGGAGTTGTATACTTTCTCGAGGAATGCCCGAACTTCCTTGGCCTGAGCCTGTTTCTGCCCATCAAGCATATCGGCAATGCGATATCCCATGCCCTTGGCAGCCCAGCCCAAGTGCACTTCCAGAACCTGACCCACGTTCATCCGCGAGGGCACGCCCAGCGGGTTCAACACGATATCAACCGGTGTACCATCGGCCATGTGCGGCATATCTTCCACCGGCACAATGCGCGAAACCACACCTTTGTTACCGTGACGACCCGCCATCTTGTCGCCGGGTTGCAGGCGACGCTTAACCGCCAGGTAAACCTTGATCATCTTCAGCACGCCGGGAGGCAATTCGTCGCCCTGCGTCAGTTTCTTGCGCTTCTCTTCGAAAGCAAGATCAAACTGATGACGCTTCTGCTCCAGCGACTCTTTTGCTTGCTCAAGGTTGATTGCGTCGGACTCATCGGCCAGACGAATATCGAACCACTGCCATTTATCGAGGTCGGCCAGATATTCGGCGGTAATCTTGGCGCCTTTGGCAAGCTTGCGTGGGCCACCGTTAACGGTTTTACCCACCAAGACTTTTTCAATACGATCGAACGTATCTTTTTCGACAATACGCAGCTGATCGTTCAGGTCTTGACGATAGCGACGCAGTTCATCGTCGATAATCGATTGCGCGCGCTTGTCGCGCTCGATACCTTCACGTGTAAAGACCTGAACGTCGATTACCGTACCGACCATACCCGACGGAACACGCAACGACGTATCTTTCACGTCGGAGGCTTTTTCGCCGAAAATGGCACGCAGCAGTTTTTCTTCAGGGGTCAGCTGGGTTTCACCCTTGGGTGTGACCTTACCTACCAACACGTCGTCGGCACGCACTTCAGCACCAATGTGAACAATGCCGGAGTCATCCAGACGGTTCAATTGGACTTCAGGCAAATTGCTGATGTCGCGTGTGATTTCCTCGGCACCCAATTTGGTGTCACGCGCCACAACCGTGAGTTCCTCAATGTGAATCGAGGTATAGCGGTCGTCGGCCACCACATTTTCGGAGATCAGAATCGAATCTTCGAAGTTATAACCGTTCCAGGGCATGAACGCGATCAGCATGTTCTGACCCAACGCCAATTCACCCAGATCGGTTGATGCGCCGTCGGCCAGTACATCGCCACGGGCAACCACATCGCCTTTCTTCACGATAGGACGCTGGTTGATGTTGGTGTTCTGGTTCGAACGCGTGTACTTGGTGAGGTTATAAATATCCACACCCACTTCACCGGCCACGTTCTCTTCATCGTTCACACGAATCACGACACGCTCGGCGTCGACGTGATCGACGATACCGCCACGCAACGCCTGCACCGTAGTGCCCGAGTCAACTGCAACCGTACGTTCAACACCGGTACCCACCAACGATTTCTCAGGACGCAGGCAAGGTACTGCCTGACGCTGCATGTTGGCACCCATAAGTGCACGGTTGGCGTCGTCGTGTTCCAGGAACGGAATAAGCGATGCCGCGACCGATACGATCTGGGACGGTGCAACGTCCATATAGTGAACGTTATCGGGCGACGTCAGCATGGTTTCACCCGCCTGGCGGCAAGCCACCAGATCACTGACGAAACGGCCTTGTTCATCGAGCTCGGCGTTCGCCTGGGCAATCACGAAACGACTTTCTTCAATGGCCGACAGATAATCGATTTGATCACTGACTTTGCCGTCGATAATTTTGCGATAAGGCGTTTCCAGGAACCCGTACTCGTTCAAACGCGCGTACAGAGCCATGGAGTTGATCAGACCAATGTTCGGACCTTCCGGTGTTTCAATCGGGCAAACACGACCGTAGTGAGTGGGATGTACGTCACGCACTTCAAAGCCGGCGCGTTCACGTGTAAGACCACCGGGCCCCAACGCGGAAACACGACGCTTGTGCGTGATTTCCGACAGCGGATTGGTTTGGTCCATAAACTGCGACAACTGGCTGGAACCGAAGAACTCTTTAATGGCAGCCGAAATAGGCTTGGAATTAATGAGGTCGTGCGGCATCAGGTTTTCAGTTTCCGCCTGACCCAAA
This region includes:
- the rpoC gene encoding DNA-directed RNA polymerase subunit beta', whose translation is MKALLDLFKQVSQDEQFDAIKIGIASPEKVRSWSYGEVRKPETINYRTFKPERDGLFCAKIFGPIKDYECLCGKYKRLKHRGVICEKCGVEVTVAKVRRERMGHIELASPVAHIWFLKSLPSRLGMVLDMTLRDIERVLYFEAWCVIEPGMTPLKRGQIMSDDDYLAKTEEYGDDFHALMGAEAVRELLRTIDIDREVETLRAELKATGSDAKIKKISKRLKVLEGFQKSGIKPDWMIMEVLPVLPPDLRPLVPLDGGRFATSDLNDLYRRVINRNNRLKRLLELKAPDIILRNEKRMLQESVDSLLDNGRRGKAMTGANKRQLKSLADMIKGKSGRFRQNLLGKRVDYSGRSVIVVGPQLKLHQCGLPKLMALELFKPFIFNRLEMMGLATTIKAAKKLVESQEPVVWDILEEVIREHPVMLNRAPTLHRLGIQAFEPVLIEGKAIQLHPLVCAAFNADFDGDQMAVHVPLSLEAQLEARTLMLASNNVLFPANGEPSIVPSQDIVLGLYYTTRERINGKGEGLFFADVAEVQRAYDSGEVELQTRITVRLNEYEKDTAGEFQPVIKRHETTVGRALLSEILPKGLPFSELNRTLKKKEISRLINQSFRRCGLRATVIFADKLMQSGFTLATRGGISIAMNDMVIPQVKEEILGQANKEVKEIDRQYSSGLVTSQERYNNVVDIWGKAGDKVGKAMMEQLSTEPVTDRHGKEVRQESFNSIYMMADSGARGSAAQIRQLAGMRGLMAKPDGSIIETPITANFREGLNVLQYFISTHGARKGLADTALKTANSGYLTRRLVDVTQDLVITETDCGTTHGYTMKALVEGGEVIEPLRERILGRVAAVDIVNPDTQETAIPAGTLLDEDLVDLIDNIGLDEVKVRTPLTCETRRGLCAHCYGRDLGRGVLVNRGEAVGVIAAQSIGEPGTQLTMRTFHIGGAASRAAMASSVETKVAGSVSFALTMRYVTNAKGERIAISRSGEIVIFDENRRERERHKIPYGATLVVGDNDTVKAGQRLATWDPLTRPMISEYAGKVRFENIEEGATVVKQLDEVTGLSTLVVITPKTRGGKTAMRPQIKLINDAGEEVKIAGTEHAVAISFPVGALITVRDGQDVQIGDVLARIPQESQKTRDITGGLPRVAELFEARSPKDAGMLAEVTGTVSFGKDTKGKQRLVITDMDGVNHEFLIPKEKQVLVHDGQVVNKGEMIVDGPSDPHDILRLQGIEKLATYVVNEVQDVYRLQGVKINDKHIEVIVRQMLRRVIVTDAGDTSFITGEQVERSELLNENDRVDAEGKIPATYDNVLLGITKASLSTDSFISAASFQETTRVLTEAAIMGKRDELRGLKENVIVGRLIPAGTGLAYHTARKTKEKHEEAERLAAREMENPFEDAPVTVDSSSESEPSADTEGSQDTNEE
- the rpoB gene encoding DNA-directed RNA polymerase subunit beta, with the translated sequence MPYSYTEKKRIRKSFAKREDVQDVPYLLATQLQSFLTFLQADIPASERRDEGLQAAFTSIFPIVSHNQMARLEFVSYVLGEPVFDVKECQLRGLTYASPLRAKVRLVLMDREVSKPTIKEVKEQEVYMGEIPLMTDTGSFVINGTERVIVSQLHRSPGVFFEHDRGKTHSSGKLLFSARVIPYRGSWLDFEFDPKDQLFFRIDRRRKMPVSILLKAIGMTQEEILAYYFDFDRFEIMNEGGKLDFVAERWKGEVARFDITDKKGNVIVEKDKRINAKHLRDLQAAGVDQLSVPEDFFVGRILAKNVVDPETGEIIASANDEITESTMADIRTAGIKEVETLYVNDLDRGAYISQTLRSDDTADQTAARVAIYRMMRPGEPPTEEAVEALFQRLFYSEETYDLSRVGRMKVNSRLGRDEETAGALTLTNEDILETIKVLVELRNGRGQIDDIDHLGNRRVRCVGELAENQFRAGLVRVERAVKERLGQAETENLMPHDLINSKPISAAIKEFFGSSQLSQFMDQTNPLSEITHKRRVSALGPGGLTRERAGFEVRDVHPTHYGRVCPIETPEGPNIGLINSMALYARLNEYGFLETPYRKIIDGKVSDQIDYLSAIEESRFVIAQANAELDEQGRFVSDLVACRQAGETMLTSPDNVHYMDVAPSQIVSVAASLIPFLEHDDANRALMGANMQRQAVPCLRPEKSLVGTGVERTVAVDSGTTVQALRGGIVDHVDAERVVIRVNDEENVAGEVGVDIYNLTKYTRSNQNTNINQRPIVKKGDVVARGDVLADGASTDLGELALGQNMLIAFMPWNGYNFEDSILISENVVADDRYTSIHIEELTVVARDTKLGAEEITRDISNLPEVQLNRLDDSGIVHIGAEVRADDVLVGKVTPKGETQLTPEEKLLRAIFGEKASDVKDTSLRVPSGMVGTVIDVQVFTREGIERDKRAQSIIDDELRRYRQDLNDQLRIVEKDTFDRIEKVLVGKTVNGGPRKLAKGAKITAEYLADLDKWQWFDIRLADESDAINLEQAKESLEQKRHQFDLAFEEKRKKLTQGDELPPGVLKMIKVYLAVKRRLQPGDKMAGRHGNKGVVSRIVPVEDMPHMADGTPVDIVLNPLGVPSRMNVGQVLEVHLGWAAKGMGYRIADMLDGQKQAQAKEVRAFLEKVYNSNGTPAHLEELSDDEIVEMARNLKAGVPLATPVFDGANEGEIGKMLELAYPDPIAESLRLTPDRTQAWLIDGRTGEQFERPVTIGYMHYLKLHHLVDDKMHARSTGPYSLVTQQPLGGKAQFGGQRFGEMEVWALEAYGASYTLQEMLTVKSDDITGRTKVYENIVKGDHVIDAGMPESFNVLVKEIRSLSLDMDLERK